The following are encoded in a window of Acidimicrobiia bacterium genomic DNA:
- a CDS encoding peroxiredoxin, whose amino-acid sequence MSIKLGDEAPNFTAQSTKGEINFHEYIDGSWAVLFSHPKDFTPVCTTELGTVAQLSDEFEKRNVKVLGLSVDGIESHNDWVGDIEDVCQTEMNYPLLADENKEIANAYDMIHPNELATLTVRSVFIINPDKKVMLTLTYPASVGRNFDEILRVIDSLQIGAKYKVATPANWKSGDDVVVGSGLSDEEANELFPEGFNAVKPYLRYVADPASKVTSN is encoded by the coding sequence ATGTCAATTAAATTAGGCGACGAAGCGCCGAACTTCACTGCACAATCAACTAAAGGCGAGATAAATTTTCACGAATATATCGATGGATCTTGGGCAGTATTATTCTCACACCCAAAGGACTTTACCCCAGTTTGCACAACAGAACTTGGTACTGTTGCTCAACTTAGCGATGAATTCGAAAAACGGAATGTAAAAGTTCTTGGACTTAGTGTAGATGGTATCGAATCACATAATGATTGGGTTGGCGATATAGAAGATGTATGCCAGACTGAAATGAATTATCCACTACTTGCAGACGAAAATAAAGAAATTGCTAACGCATACGATATGATCCACCCTAATGAATTGGCAACACTAACTGTAAGAAGTGTCTTTATTATTAATCCGGATAAGAAAGTAATGTTAACACTTACATATCCTGCATCAGTTGGTCGAAACTTCGACGAAATTCTTCGAGTTATTGACTCTCTACAAATTGGAGCTAAATATAAAGTTGCTACACCAGCAAACTGGAAATCAGGCGACGACGTAGTAGTAGGATCAGGTCTTAGTGACGAGGAAGCAAACGAGCTTTTCCCAGAAGGATTCAATGCAGTAAAACCATATTTACGTTATGTTGCAGATCCTGCTTCAAAAGTAACTTCTAATTAA
- a CDS encoding DUF3052 domain-containing protein has product MGNIFAQGLERKLGFREDQRIALIGASQDVVEHFATEFNYIDFSTTLRGGFDIIVFFATRNFELEKRITILTRSLRPKGALWIAWPKKTSRIVTDLNFDVVQEIGLAQSLVDTKVCSISEVWSSLRFTEKRTIPSLSNV; this is encoded by the coding sequence GTGGGGAATATTTTTGCGCAGGGGCTAGAACGAAAACTTGGTTTTCGAGAAGATCAAAGGATAGCTTTAATAGGTGCTAGTCAAGATGTTGTAGAACATTTTGCAACTGAATTTAACTATATAGATTTTTCTACAACGTTACGCGGTGGTTTTGATATAATAGTTTTTTTTGCAACACGTAATTTTGAACTAGAAAAAAGAATAACCATACTCACAAGATCACTTAGACCTAAAGGCGCTTTGTGGATTGCTTGGCCGAAAAAAACTTCACGGATTGTTACTGATCTAAACTTTGATGTTGTACAAGAAATAGGTTTAGCACAATCTTTAGTTGATACAAAAGTTTGCTCTATTTCCGAGGTATGGTCCTCACTACGTTTCACAGAAAAACGCACAATCCCATCGCTTTCTAACGTTTAA